In a genomic window of Methylovirgula sp. 4M-Z18:
- a CDS encoding NAD(P)H-quinone oxidoreductase — protein sequence MTLPPTMTAIAISQPGAPDVLKPETRPVPAPGPGEILVKVAYAGVNRPDVLQRLGVYAPPPGASDLPGLEISGTVAALGEGVTRWSVGDTVCALVAGGGYAEYCLVHESHALPVPAGLDLEQAGATPETFFTVWVNVFMRAGLRPGESFLVHGGTSGIGVTAIQLAKAFGARVFATAGTDEKCAACRRFGADVALNYREDWVAAVKAEAPLGINVILDMVGGDYVAKNYTIAAELGRIAQIAHLNGHKVTIDLRPMMQKRLTHTGSTLRPRTIAEKAEIASQLQAHVWPLLATGRCRPPIDSTFPLHEAAKAHERMESGAHIGKIVLKV from the coding sequence ATGACCTTGCCCCCGACCATGACCGCCATTGCCATCAGCCAGCCCGGCGCGCCGGACGTGCTCAAGCCCGAGACGCGCCCCGTGCCGGCGCCGGGGCCGGGCGAGATCCTGGTCAAGGTGGCCTATGCCGGCGTCAACCGGCCGGACGTGCTGCAGCGCCTGGGCGTCTATGCCCCGCCGCCCGGCGCCTCGGACCTGCCGGGGCTCGAGATCTCCGGCACGGTCGCGGCGCTGGGCGAAGGCGTCACGCGCTGGAGCGTCGGCGATACGGTCTGTGCGCTGGTCGCCGGCGGCGGCTATGCCGAATATTGCCTGGTGCACGAAAGCCACGCGCTGCCCGTGCCCGCCGGTCTCGACCTTGAGCAGGCGGGCGCGACGCCCGAGACGTTCTTCACCGTCTGGGTCAATGTCTTCATGCGTGCGGGGCTCAGGCCCGGCGAGAGCTTTCTGGTGCATGGCGGCACGTCCGGCATCGGCGTCACCGCCATCCAGCTCGCCAAGGCCTTCGGCGCACGCGTCTTCGCGACCGCAGGCACGGACGAGAAATGCGCCGCCTGCCGGCGGTTCGGCGCCGACGTGGCGCTGAACTACCGCGAGGATTGGGTCGCCGCCGTGAAGGCCGAGGCCCCTTTGGGCATCAACGTCATCCTCGACATGGTCGGCGGCGATTATGTCGCCAAGAATTACACGATCGCCGCCGAGCTTGGCCGCATCGCGCAAATCGCCCATCTCAACGGCCACAAGGTCACGATCGACCTGCGCCCGATGATGCAGAAGCGCCTCACCCACACCGGCTCGACCCTGCGCCCGCGCACCATTGCCGAAAAGGCCGAAATCGCCAGCCAGTTGCAGGCGCATGTCTGGCCGCTGCTGGCCACCGGCCGCTGCCGCCCGCCGATCGACTCGACCTTCCCGCTGCATGAGGCTGCCAAGGCGCATGAACGGATGGAATCGGGGGCGCATATCGGCAAGATTGTGCTTAAAGTTTAG
- a CDS encoding DUF1013 domain-containing protein codes for MSNAPLMPKATAVWLVENTSLTFDQIAEFCKLHPLEVKGIADGEVASGIKGHDPITSGQLTREEIAKAEGNSSYQLHLAKSKVVLPEMKRHRGPRYTPLSRRQDRPNAVLWLLRNHPELKDAQIMRLVGTTKTTLQAVRERTHWNSANLQPMDPVTLGICSQIDLDFEVNRASKDRPAALAEHTQTLMPAEVTTAPKAEPMSHEDVFGTSAPKRVEEEDDIDVDSVFGGLKGIKEKE; via the coding sequence ATGAGCAACGCGCCCCTGATGCCCAAGGCGACCGCTGTCTGGCTCGTGGAAAACACCTCGCTGACCTTCGACCAGATCGCCGAATTCTGCAAACTGCACCCGCTCGAGGTCAAAGGCATCGCCGACGGCGAAGTGGCGAGCGGCATCAAGGGCCACGACCCGATCACCTCGGGCCAGCTCACCCGCGAAGAGATCGCCAAGGCGGAAGGCAATTCGTCCTACCAGCTCCACCTCGCCAAATCCAAGGTCGTGCTGCCCGAGATGAAGCGCCACCGCGGCCCGCGCTACACGCCGCTGTCGCGCCGCCAGGACCGGCCGAACGCGGTGCTGTGGCTGCTGCGCAACCACCCCGAGCTCAAGGACGCGCAGATCATGCGCCTCGTTGGCACCACCAAGACGACGCTGCAGGCGGTGCGCGAGCGCACCCATTGGAACTCGGCCAACCTGCAGCCGATGGACCCGGTGACGCTCGGCATCTGCTCGCAGATCGACCTCGACTTCGAAGTGAACCGCGCCTCCAAGGACCGCCCCGCCGCGCTGGCCGAACACACCCAAACCCTGATGCCGGCCGAAGTGACGACCGCCCCCAAGGCCGAGCCGATGAGCCACGAAGACGTGTTCGGCACCAGCGCGCCGAAGCGCGTGGAGGAAGAGGACGACATCGACGTCGATTCGGTGTTCGGTGGGTTGAAGGGGATCAAGGAGAAGGAGTGA